From one Candidatus Binataceae bacterium genomic stretch:
- a CDS encoding glycosyltransferase family 4 protein yields the protein MPSKRARNTRPPRSDFRPLRIAQIAPLYERVPPKLYGGTERVVAYLADELVRRGHKVTLFASGDSSTKARLHAGYPESLRLAGLSEQGVFLHFPMISDAYRNADQHFDIIHGHVDYWTFPFAELSPGIPSLTTLHGRLDIDALVPIYSRYRKAPVVSISDAQRTPLPFLNWRATVYHGLPDDVLHFSPGPGKYLAFLGRISPEKRPDLAMEVARKVGIPLKIAAKVDVPNKAYYEAVVKPHLAPPDIEYIGEINEVEKNGFLGNAAALLFTIDWPEPFGLAMIEAMACGTPVVTRPYGSVPEIVKPGVSGYIASTVDEMATAVRKAVELPRAKVRAEFEQRFTVERMAQAYERVYRRLIAMRKPAKRR from the coding sequence TTGCCAAGTAAGAGAGCGAGGAACACCAGGCCGCCGCGTTCCGATTTCAGGCCATTACGGATTGCACAGATTGCCCCGCTCTATGAGCGCGTTCCGCCCAAGCTCTATGGTGGCACCGAGCGGGTCGTTGCATATCTCGCCGACGAACTGGTGCGGCGTGGCCATAAGGTTACGCTGTTTGCCTCGGGCGATTCGTCAACCAAGGCGCGACTGCATGCTGGTTATCCGGAATCACTACGATTGGCGGGCCTCTCGGAGCAAGGTGTATTCCTCCACTTTCCGATGATCAGCGATGCCTACAGGAATGCTGACCAACACTTCGACATCATCCACGGTCACGTAGACTATTGGACGTTCCCGTTTGCGGAACTTTCGCCGGGAATTCCGTCGCTAACCACTCTGCACGGCCGCCTCGACATCGATGCGCTTGTGCCGATTTACTCGCGCTATCGCAAGGCCCCGGTGGTCTCCATCAGCGACGCACAGCGCACGCCTCTGCCCTTCCTGAACTGGCGCGCAACCGTGTATCACGGCCTGCCAGACGACGTGCTCCACTTCAGTCCCGGTCCGGGCAAGTACCTGGCGTTTCTGGGCAGAATCTCCCCGGAAAAGCGGCCGGATCTCGCAATGGAGGTCGCGCGCAAAGTCGGGATCCCACTCAAGATCGCGGCCAAGGTCGACGTCCCCAACAAAGCCTACTACGAAGCAGTAGTGAAACCGCATCTGGCGCCGCCCGACATCGAATACATCGGTGAGATCAACGAGGTTGAGAAGAATGGTTTCCTAGGCAACGCGGCGGCGCTGTTGTTTACCATCGATTGGCCTGAGCCATTCGGTCTGGCGATGATCGAAGCGATGGCGTGCGGTACTCCGGTCGTCACTCGGCCGTACGGATCCGTACCCGAAATCGTGAAACCCGGTGTCAGCGGATATATCGCAAGCACGGTGGATGAGATGGCGACCGCGGTGCGCAAGGCGGTCGAATTGCCGCGCGCCAAGGTTCGCGCGGAGTTCGAGCAGCGATTCACAGTCGAGAGGATGGCCCAAGCATACGAGCGCGTTTATCGTCGTCTGATCGCGATGAGGAAGCCTGCAAAAAGACGCTAA
- a CDS encoding MFS transporter, whose amino-acid sequence MATPPAGTDVSAAGSVAVGSGESVRETFTIISAIVILLVYQGYTLSIAGIASPWISKSFALNQSKLAELFAWMSLSAFGSLALARWADRVGRRRIILLGLLLSPLLSLASAAAGGPVSFAIFQILIAALLGGSVTSAIALLAEELPMNQRARGQAAAATASAVGGVLGYFVIPVLLKLGYSWRWLFAPSVAGIALLLPVARMLPETQWAEQRSKGTTTKSRIYDVFNLIYRRRALALISNAALATVAGTAVNGWLYYEAVSIIGLSPTKASTLVVTGMLVGMLGFPIGAWTSERFGRVPTVTYFGGAAWLGAIAFYWWPNVPFAWPMVWLTSIYCWFKVGSGIMTVGANAAATELFPAALRSTIMGWQMIVGALFSMLAQAMIAALIGPLGGLTNVIGYLALLGLPSALIFGLFIDETRGLPLKVAAKEDEWEKVPGRAPLAASLHKP is encoded by the coding sequence ATGGCTACCCCTCCAGCCGGAACCGATGTATCTGCCGCGGGCAGCGTCGCGGTTGGCTCGGGCGAATCGGTTCGCGAAACCTTCACGATTATCTCGGCCATCGTTATCCTGCTCGTCTATCAGGGCTATACCCTCTCCATCGCCGGGATAGCTTCACCCTGGATTTCCAAGAGCTTCGCGCTCAATCAGTCCAAGCTCGCCGAGCTCTTTGCCTGGATGTCGTTGTCGGCCTTTGGTTCGCTGGCACTTGCGCGCTGGGCCGACCGGGTCGGTCGACGCCGGATTATCTTGCTCGGCTTGCTGCTCTCTCCTCTGCTCTCGCTGGCCAGCGCAGCGGCCGGCGGTCCCGTATCTTTCGCGATTTTTCAAATACTGATCGCGGCGCTTTTGGGCGGCTCGGTAACGTCCGCGATAGCTCTGCTGGCCGAGGAGCTTCCCATGAACCAGCGCGCCCGCGGGCAGGCCGCGGCCGCGACCGCCAGCGCAGTCGGCGGCGTGCTCGGATACTTCGTAATTCCGGTGCTGCTCAAACTCGGTTATTCATGGCGCTGGCTGTTCGCTCCATCCGTCGCGGGTATCGCGTTGCTTTTGCCGGTGGCTCGGATGCTTCCGGAGACGCAATGGGCGGAGCAGCGATCCAAAGGCACCACCACGAAAAGCCGCATCTACGACGTCTTCAACCTGATTTATCGTCGCCGGGCACTGGCACTGATCTCGAACGCCGCGCTCGCCACGGTGGCGGGTACCGCAGTAAATGGGTGGCTCTACTACGAGGCAGTTTCCATCATCGGACTATCGCCGACCAAGGCAAGTACACTGGTAGTCACCGGAATGCTGGTCGGTATGCTTGGCTTTCCGATTGGGGCCTGGACCTCGGAACGCTTCGGGCGGGTGCCCACCGTCACCTACTTCGGCGGTGCCGCCTGGCTGGGTGCAATTGCTTTCTACTGGTGGCCAAACGTGCCGTTCGCCTGGCCGATGGTGTGGCTTACCTCGATCTACTGCTGGTTCAAAGTCGGCTCCGGCATCATGACGGTGGGGGCAAACGCGGCGGCGACAGAGCTTTTCCCCGCCGCGCTACGCTCGACCATCATGGGCTGGCAGATGATCGTCGGGGCACTTTTTTCGATGCTCGCGCAGGCAATGATCGCTGCTTTGATTGGTCCGCTCGGCGGCCTTACCAACGTGATTGGCTACTTAGCGCTGCTTGGCCTGCCCAGTGCGCTCATCTTCGGACTGTTCATCGATGAAACTCGTGGCTTGCCACTCAAGGTCGCCGCCAAGGAAGACGAGTGGGAGAAAGTTCCCGGTCGGGCGCCCCTGGCGGCTTCGCTGCACAAACCATGA
- a CDS encoding amylo-alpha-1,6-glucosidase, with protein sequence MKQETKTAAKRARKGPGVAKARTVLKVGPDFYVLASSLTSRRETRVLADAQSFAVFEVGGDIADSPVEALGFFFKDTRFLSGFEMSIAGQAPYFLNSYLSDDNAEFRVNLTNPDLTATEGKIELPRNSIQIERSWVIVNAALYHRLVVSNYSHAQAKLPFDLVFGVDFADLFEVRGVQRSRRGQDLPVQTGDGHVRFRYRGLDKVTRFTEITFDPLPKALDDRRASFALELKADECVKLEVRVSCGIEEATGRPLMVNPPANFQGALAARHSEIAAAREGWANITASHGILDFLLRRSAADLTSIVAHTDRGSFMMAGIPWFATLFGRDSIFTALSVLQFNPDIAGRTIKMLAGLQGTKVDDARDEQPGKIVHEMRAGEMAATGEIPFGRYYGTIDATPLFLWLVGLYVSITGDLKLATDLWPNVERALEWIDKWGDRDHDGYLEYMRETPQGLANQGWKDSFDSISHADGALAAPPIALCEVQGYLYAAYTEIGSVATRLGHIELAGKLSQRAAALKSKFIRDFWIEQKQTVALALDGDKKACKVMSSNAGHCLATGIVDGAQGQKLSARLLLDDMFTGWGIRTLSDSERRYNPMSYHNGSVWPHDNAIAALGLARCGNRDGVIRILEGLLDAAVSFRSGSLPELFCGFHREPQLGPVPYPVACQPQAWAAASVFLILQAILGMRIQGFENSVTIETPVLPSWLDWIKVENLKVGQGTVSLNFRRMPSNAAAVEVLARQGTVEVNIHK encoded by the coding sequence ATGAAACAGGAGACCAAGACCGCAGCAAAACGAGCGCGCAAGGGGCCCGGCGTGGCCAAGGCGCGTACCGTTCTCAAAGTCGGACCGGATTTCTACGTTCTAGCTTCGTCGCTGACCTCGCGTCGCGAAACGCGGGTGCTCGCCGATGCGCAAAGCTTTGCCGTGTTCGAGGTTGGCGGCGACATTGCAGATTCCCCCGTCGAAGCATTGGGATTCTTCTTCAAGGACACGCGTTTTCTAAGCGGGTTCGAAATGAGCATCGCCGGCCAGGCCCCCTACTTTCTCAACTCCTACCTGAGCGACGATAACGCAGAGTTTCGAGTCAACCTGACCAATCCGGACCTCACCGCAACGGAGGGCAAGATCGAGCTGCCCCGCAACTCGATTCAGATCGAGCGCAGTTGGGTGATAGTCAACGCCGCGCTCTACCACCGTCTAGTTGTCAGCAACTACTCGCACGCGCAGGCCAAGCTCCCGTTTGACCTGGTGTTTGGCGTGGATTTTGCCGATTTATTCGAGGTTCGGGGTGTGCAACGAAGCCGGCGCGGTCAGGATTTGCCCGTCCAAACCGGCGACGGCCACGTCCGGTTCCGTTACCGCGGACTGGACAAGGTGACGCGCTTCACTGAGATCACGTTCGACCCTCTTCCTAAAGCACTGGACGATCGGCGCGCTTCTTTCGCCCTGGAACTTAAAGCCGACGAATGTGTGAAGCTGGAGGTCCGTGTCAGTTGCGGCATTGAGGAGGCCACCGGGCGGCCTCTAATGGTGAACCCTCCGGCGAATTTCCAGGGTGCGCTGGCGGCGCGACACAGTGAAATTGCCGCGGCGCGAGAGGGATGGGCCAACATAACCGCCAGTCACGGAATCCTGGATTTCCTGCTGCGGAGGTCGGCAGCCGATCTAACCTCGATCGTCGCACACACCGACCGCGGCTCGTTTATGATGGCCGGCATCCCGTGGTTCGCGACTTTGTTCGGACGTGACAGCATCTTTACGGCCCTGTCGGTGTTGCAGTTCAACCCCGACATCGCGGGGCGCACGATCAAGATGCTGGCCGGGCTACAGGGCACCAAGGTTGACGACGCGCGCGATGAGCAGCCCGGCAAAATTGTTCACGAAATGCGAGCCGGCGAAATGGCAGCCACCGGAGAGATTCCGTTCGGTCGCTATTACGGCACCATCGACGCGACGCCGCTTTTCCTCTGGCTGGTCGGGCTCTACGTTTCGATAACTGGAGACCTTAAGCTCGCGACCGACTTGTGGCCGAACGTCGAGCGGGCGCTCGAATGGATCGACAAATGGGGCGACCGCGACCACGACGGCTACTTAGAATACATGCGGGAAACGCCGCAGGGTCTAGCCAACCAGGGCTGGAAGGATTCCTTCGACTCCATCTCGCACGCCGATGGCGCCCTGGCAGCGCCTCCCATCGCATTGTGCGAGGTGCAGGGTTATCTCTACGCCGCCTATACCGAAATCGGCAGCGTTGCCACTCGCCTCGGGCACATCGAGCTGGCGGGCAAGTTGTCCCAGCGGGCGGCCGCCCTGAAAAGCAAGTTCATCCGTGACTTCTGGATCGAGCAGAAGCAGACCGTCGCGCTGGCGCTGGATGGCGACAAGAAGGCCTGCAAGGTGATGAGCTCCAATGCGGGCCACTGCTTGGCGACCGGAATCGTGGACGGCGCACAAGGCCAGAAGCTCTCCGCGCGGTTGCTGCTCGACGACATGTTCACGGGATGGGGCATCCGGACGCTCAGCGATTCCGAGCGCCGCTATAATCCGATGAGCTATCATAACGGCTCCGTCTGGCCGCACGACAACGCGATCGCGGCGCTGGGGCTTGCGCGTTGTGGTAATCGCGACGGGGTAATTCGTATCCTCGAGGGTCTGCTCGATGCGGCGGTCAGTTTCCGGAGCGGCAGTCTGCCCGAGCTGTTCTGCGGTTTTCATCGCGAACCTCAGCTCGGTCCGGTCCCTTATCCGGTCGCCTGCCAGCCGCAAGCGTGGGCGGCGGCCAGCGTGTTCCTGATCCTTCAGGCGATCCTCGGAATGCGTATCCAGGGCTTTGAGAATAGCGTAACGATCGAGACTCCCGTGCTGCCCTCCTGGCTGGATTGGATAAAAGTTGAAAACCTGAAGGTGGGACAGGGAACGGTCTCCTTAAATTTTCGGCGCATGCCAAGTAACGCCGCGGCGGTGGAGGTTCTCGCCCGGCAAGGCACGGTCGAAGTCAATATCCATAAGTAG
- a CDS encoding kelch repeat-containing protein — protein sequence MSRNARVLAALSVALLMVGLCVTGAPARTRHRRRKPAPTLTPTATPTVVLRPVVLITGGTGTVDVPTGQSPAVLDSVEIYDVENGQFLPVEKMDSRRDHHDACRLTDGSVLIVGGVDAVLVPTIMFPGPAMPWILKSAEVFSPEDGFGKAVYMGDPRDEPTATVLRDGKVLVVGGSTDAAELYDPKTGAFAATGKMEFSRYRQTATMLTDGKVLIVGGGDRKAEFYNSATGKFSVTGSMSSDRIYHTATLLTDGRVIIAGGSPYSRNAALDTTEFYSPKTGLFKSGPKMKESRAGHTATLLKNDLVLIAGGHNDNSAELYNPSKGSFESTGAMSTGRYGHSATLLPDGKVLIAGGFDLTFKPLESAELYDPQTGKFTAAGTMIMARAAHTATLIYVRWPVKWVLPTPTATPTPTPTETATPTASATPTASATATSTPTSVATASRKPHASAKPPASSTRKPATPAIVKKAETPRSTNPSETSTLRATVTPRESVTILPTSSTTVTPTATTGTTPEIQSTATATMSQAPTETGTATPTTSEVPTDTPTATPTTSEAATATTTAAPTMSEVATDTLTATPTTMPTSAGFTGTAGLQATANSTPGAENEPAP from the coding sequence TTGAGCAGAAACGCACGGGTGCTTGCCGCGCTCAGCGTGGCATTGCTGATGGTCGGCTTGTGCGTCACAGGTGCGCCCGCCCGCACCCGTCATCGACGTCGAAAACCGGCGCCCACCTTGACGCCTACTGCAACCCCAACTGTCGTACTACGCCCGGTGGTGCTTATCACCGGAGGTACCGGTACCGTGGACGTGCCGACCGGCCAGAGCCCCGCGGTTCTCGATAGCGTCGAAATTTATGATGTCGAGAACGGTCAATTTCTGCCGGTCGAGAAAATGGACTCGCGCCGCGACCACCACGATGCGTGCAGGCTTACGGACGGCAGCGTGCTCATTGTCGGGGGAGTCGATGCCGTTCTGGTCCCCACGATCATGTTTCCTGGGCCGGCAATGCCCTGGATTCTGAAGTCGGCCGAAGTTTTCTCGCCCGAGGATGGCTTTGGCAAGGCCGTATACATGGGCGATCCGCGCGATGAGCCCACTGCGACAGTTCTCCGCGATGGCAAGGTTCTGGTCGTGGGCGGCAGCACCGATGCAGCCGAACTGTACGACCCGAAGACCGGCGCCTTCGCAGCGACCGGAAAGATGGAGTTCAGTCGTTATCGACAAACCGCCACGATGCTCACCGACGGGAAGGTTTTGATCGTGGGCGGAGGCGACCGCAAAGCAGAATTTTACAATTCCGCGACCGGCAAGTTTTCAGTTACTGGTTCGATGAGCAGCGATCGGATTTACCACACCGCAACGCTCCTGACCGACGGACGCGTGATAATCGCAGGCGGGAGCCCATATTCGCGAAACGCGGCGCTCGACACGACGGAGTTCTACAGTCCGAAGACCGGACTTTTCAAATCAGGACCAAAAATGAAAGAGAGCCGCGCCGGGCATACCGCCACCCTCCTCAAAAACGATCTGGTTCTGATCGCGGGTGGGCACAACGACAACTCGGCCGAACTCTACAATCCCTCGAAAGGTAGCTTTGAGTCGACCGGAGCGATGAGCACGGGGCGTTACGGGCATTCGGCAACCTTACTGCCCGATGGCAAGGTGCTGATCGCGGGAGGATTCGATCTTACGTTCAAACCGCTGGAGTCCGCCGAACTGTACGATCCCCAAACTGGCAAATTTACGGCCGCAGGTACGATGATCATGGCACGCGCTGCGCACACCGCTACGTTGATCTACGTGCGATGGCCAGTGAAGTGGGTCCTACCCACTCCGACCGCGACCCCAACTCCCACCCCCACCGAGACGGCCACCCCGACGGCGTCGGCCACCCCTACAGCGTCGGCCACTGCTACCTCAACACCGACGTCAGTGGCTACGGCATCCCGCAAGCCGCACGCCAGCGCAAAGCCCCCGGCGTCTTCTACAAGAAAACCAGCAACTCCCGCCATCGTGAAGAAAGCGGAAACTCCGAGGTCAACCAACCCATCTGAAACGTCAACCCTTCGCGCGACCGTCACACCGAGGGAATCCGTAACTATACTGCCGACGTCTTCGACTACGGTTACCCCGACTGCCACGACCGGCACTACGCCCGAAATTCAGAGCACGGCGACCGCGACGATGAGTCAGGCACCTACCGAAACCGGGACAGCTACGCCGACCACGAGCGAGGTCCCGACCGACACCCCCACGGCTACACCCACGACGAGCGAGGCTGCAACCGCTACTACCACGGCGGCGCCGACGATGAGTGAAGTCGCTACCGACACGCTTACGGCGACGCCAACCACGATGCCCACCTCGGCCGGGTTTACCGGCACCGCAGGGCTACAAGCGACCGCGAACTCGACTCCCGGCGCCGAAAACGAACCGGCACCTTAA